The genomic DNA GGCGCACGCCCGCGCCTTCCAGCAGCACGATCTGGCGATCGATGCCGGGGAAGGCGGAGAACGGGCCGTCGGCGGCGATGTCGGCCACGCTCACGCGCCACAGGAACGCGTCCATGCCGGCGCCCGGCGGCCACGCCGCGATCTCGCGCGTGATGCCGCCGCCGTTCTTCCAGGGCTGCGCGGCCAGCGCGCCGAGCGAGAAGCGTTCGACGCCGTTCATGCGCCTGCCGCCTTCGGCACCATCGGCAGGTTCAAGCCCTTCTCGTGCGCGCAGTCGATGGCGCTTTCGTAGCCGGCATCGGCGTGGCGCATCACGCCGGTGGCCGGGTCGTTCCACAGCACCCGCTCGATGCGCTTGGCCGCGGCATCGGTGCCGTCGCAAACAATCACCACCCCCGCATGCTGCGAGAAGCCCATGCCCACGCCGCCACCGTGATGCAGGCTGACCCACGTGGCGCCGCCGGCGGTATTGAGCAGCGCGTTGAGCAGGGGCCAGTCGGACACCGCATCCGAGCCGTCGCGCATGGCTTCGGTCTCGCGGTTGGGGCTGGCGACCGAGCCGCAATCCAGGTGGTCGCGGCCGATCACAATGGGGGCCTTCAGCTCGCCGTTCTTCACCATCTCGTTGAAGGCCAGGCCGGCGCGGTGGCGCTCGTCCAGCCCCACCCAGCAGATGCGCGCTGGCAGGCCCTGGAAGGCGATGCGGTCGCGCGCCATGTCGAGCCAGCGGTGCAGGTGCGCGTCCTCGGGGAACAGCTCCTTCATCTTGGCATCGGTCTTGTAGATGTCCTCGGGGTCTCCCGACAGCGCGACCCAGCGGAACGGGCCCTTGCCGCGGCAGAACAGCGGGCGGATATACGCCGGCACAAACCCCGGGAAGTCGAAGGCATTGGCCACGCCCTCGTCAAAGGCGACCTGACGGATGTTGTTGCCGTAGTCCAGCGTGGGCACGCCCATCTGCTGGAAGGCCAGCATGGCCTGCACGTGCTTGACGATGGAGGTCCTGGCAGCGGCTTCGACCGATTTCCGATCCGCCGCGCGCGCGGCTTCCCACTGCGCCACGGTCCAGCCCGCGGGCAGGTAGCCGTTGACCAGGTCGTGCGCCGAGGTCTGGTCGGTGACGATGTCCGGGCGCATGCCACCGGCCTGCGCGCGCTTGACCAGCTCCGGCATGATCTCGGCGGCGTTGCCGAGCAGGCCAACCGAGATGGCCTGCTTGTTGCGCGTGGCCTCTTCGATCATGGCCAGCGCTTCATCGATGGTGGTGGCCTTCTTGTCGACGTAGCGCGTGCGCAGGCGGAAGTCGATGCGCGACTCCTGGCATTCGATCGCCAGCACGCAGGCGCCGGCCAGCACGCCGGCCAGCGTCTGCGCACCGCCCATGCCGCCCAGGCCGGCGGTGAGGATCCACTTGCCGGTGAGATCGTTGTTGTAGTGCTGACGGCCGGCTTCGACAAAGGTTTCGAAGGTGCCCTGCACGATGCCCTGCGTGCCGATATAGATCCACGAGCCGGCGGTCATCTGGCCGTACATCATCAGGCCGGCGCGATCCAGCTCGTTGAACTTGTCCCAGGTGGCCCAGTGCGGCACCAGGTTGGAATTGGCGATCAGCACGCGCGGCGCGTCGGCGTGGGTGCGGAACACGCCCACCGGCTTGCCGGATTGCACCAGCAGCGATTCTTCCTCGCCCAGATTGCGCAGGCTCTCGAGGATGGCGTCGAAGCATTCCCAGTTGCGCGCCGCCTTGCCGATGCCGCCGTACACCACCAGGTCCTGCGGGCGCTCGGCCACGTCGGGATCCAGGTTGTTCTGGAGCATGCGGTAGGCGGCTTCGATCAGCCAGTTCTTGCAGTGCAGCTCGGTGCCGCGCGGGGCGCGGATTTCGCGCTGGCCACGCGGTTCGACTGCCTTTGTGAATTGGTGTTCGTTGGCGTTCATGTCTGGTTCTCCTGCGTGTTGGGTTCAACCCGCGCTGCGGTGATTTTTAGTGCGTCGCATCTGGTGGCGCCCGCCCTCTCCTCGGCCCCTCTCCCACAAGTGGGAGAGGGGAGCAAACCGGCGGCATTAGCCGAAGCCGGCCTCCCCTCATGGGGAGAGGGGCGGTTCGGCTAGGCGCCACTTGAAGCGAAGCCAATGGTTTTGTCCAGCACGGCCGGCTTAGACCACGCCCACCTGCGACGGCAACATCTGCCGCACGGCCTCCGGCCAGCCGGCGCCCGCATCGCCCTGTTGCACCCACTGCTTCATCGCTTCGATATCCGGCGCGAAGTAGCGGTCGCCCTCCACGAAGGCCACGCGCTCGCGGATGCGCGCAATCTCGGACTCGATCAGCGGCGAGGACTCCAGCGGGCGATGGAACTCGATGCCCTGCGCGGCGGCCATGGCTTCGATGCCGACCACCACGGCGGTGTTCTCCGCCATATCGCCCAGGCGGCGCGCACCAAAGGTGGCCATCGACACATGGTCCTCCTGGTTGGCCGAGGTCGGCAAGCTGTCCACGCTGGCGGGATGCGCCAGCGACTTGTTCTCGGAAGCCAGCGCCGCTGCGGTGACCTGCGCGATCATGAAGCCCGAATGCAGGCCGCCGTCGCGCACCAGGAACGGCGGCAGGCCGGACAGGCCGGTATCGAGCAGCAGCGCTAGGCGGCGCTCGGAGATCGCGCCGATCTCGGCGATGGCCAGCGCGATGATGTCGGCGGCAAACGCCACCGGCTCGGCGTGGAAGTTGCCGCCCGAGATCACGTCGCCCTGCTCCGGGAACACCAGCGGATTGTCGGACGCGGCATTGGCTTCGATCTGCAGCACGCGCGCGGCGTGTTGCAGGTTGTCCAGGCAGGCGCCCATCACCTGCGGCTGGCAGCGGATGGAGTACGGGTCCTGCACGCGGCCGCAGCTCACGTGCGAATCCACGATCCGGCTGCCATCCAGCAGCGCGCGCACGGCGCCGGCCACGGCAATCTGACCGGCCTGGCCGCGTGCGGCATGGATGCGCGCGTCGAAGGGTTTCACCGAGCCCTTGATGGCTTCCAGCGACAACGCGCCCGCCACGAGGCCAGCGGCAAAGATGTCCTCAGCGGCGAACAGGCCGGCCAGCGCCAGCGCGGTGGAAACCTGCGTGCCGTTGAGCAACGCCAGCCCTTCCTTGGGGCCCAGCGTGAACGGCGCCAGCCCGGCGTGAGCCAGACCCTCGGCCGCCGGACGGCGCACACCGTCGA from Cupriavidus sp. D39 includes the following:
- the hutU gene encoding urocanate hydratase; the protein is MNANEHQFTKAVEPRGQREIRAPRGTELHCKNWLIEAAYRMLQNNLDPDVAERPQDLVVYGGIGKAARNWECFDAILESLRNLGEEESLLVQSGKPVGVFRTHADAPRVLIANSNLVPHWATWDKFNELDRAGLMMYGQMTAGSWIYIGTQGIVQGTFETFVEAGRQHYNNDLTGKWILTAGLGGMGGAQTLAGVLAGACVLAIECQESRIDFRLRTRYVDKKATTIDEALAMIEEATRNKQAISVGLLGNAAEIMPELVKRAQAGGMRPDIVTDQTSAHDLVNGYLPAGWTVAQWEAARAADRKSVEAAARTSIVKHVQAMLAFQQMGVPTLDYGNNIRQVAFDEGVANAFDFPGFVPAYIRPLFCRGKGPFRWVALSGDPEDIYKTDAKMKELFPEDAHLHRWLDMARDRIAFQGLPARICWVGLDERHRAGLAFNEMVKNGELKAPIVIGRDHLDCGSVASPNRETEAMRDGSDAVSDWPLLNALLNTAGGATWVSLHHGGGVGMGFSQHAGVVIVCDGTDAAAKRIERVLWNDPATGVMRHADAGYESAIDCAHEKGLNLPMVPKAAGA
- the hutH gene encoding histidine ammonia-lyase encodes the protein MSATQANQTSRPLLTLQPGAVTLADLRRIHRGEVRLAMDESAWAGVRASQATVQDIIDADAVVYGINTGFGKLAQTRIPHDKLAELQRNLVLSHSVGTGADLAADTVRLILAIKAVSLARGHSGIRPEIIEALLALANSGVTPCIPAKGSVGASGDLAPLAHMSCTLIGVGEVMIDGVRRPAAEGLAHAGLAPFTLGPKEGLALLNGTQVSTALALAGLFAAEDIFAAGLVAGALSLEAIKGSVKPFDARIHAARGQAGQIAVAGAVRALLDGSRIVDSHVSCGRVQDPYSIRCQPQVMGACLDNLQHAARVLQIEANAASDNPLVFPEQGDVISGGNFHAEPVAFAADIIALAIAEIGAISERRLALLLDTGLSGLPPFLVRDGGLHSGFMIAQVTAAALASENKSLAHPASVDSLPTSANQEDHVSMATFGARRLGDMAENTAVVVGIEAMAAAQGIEFHRPLESSPLIESEIARIRERVAFVEGDRYFAPDIEAMKQWVQQGDAGAGWPEAVRQMLPSQVGVV